In the Bordetella genomosp. 10 genome, one interval contains:
- a CDS encoding glycosyltransferase family 2 protein codes for MSIGISESLPLPSGHVAILLCSYNGEQFLSQQLDSIKAQTYQDWKVWVSDDGSSDRTLEILRAYQDQWGEDRLQITPGPGRGFAANFLSLTCRREIDADYFAYCDQDDVWDADKIERALERLETMGRETPGLYCTRTKLVNEDGQLIGLSPLFRHSPDFRNALVQNVGGGNTMVFNRSARQILVSAGPDLQVVAHDWWTYVAVSAAGGKIFYDPEPSLLYRQHGRNLIGSNNGTFARILRLRRLMHGQLRGWIDQNIAGIRRIAPRLSPSNRVVLEAFVSARNGGALQRVLKLKRSGVFRQTFVDNVGLFAAAFFKKL; via the coding sequence GTGAGTATTGGAATTTCGGAATCCCTACCCTTGCCTAGTGGTCACGTCGCTATTTTGCTTTGCTCCTATAACGGAGAACAATTTCTCTCGCAGCAATTGGATTCCATCAAGGCGCAGACGTATCAGGACTGGAAAGTCTGGGTGTCCGACGATGGCTCCTCGGACCGCACCCTGGAAATCCTGCGCGCTTACCAGGACCAGTGGGGAGAAGACAGGCTGCAGATCACGCCAGGCCCCGGACGGGGTTTCGCCGCCAATTTTCTGTCGTTGACGTGCCGGCGGGAAATCGATGCCGACTATTTTGCCTATTGCGACCAGGATGACGTCTGGGATGCCGACAAAATTGAGCGTGCGTTGGAACGCTTGGAAACCATGGGCCGGGAAACGCCCGGGCTATACTGCACACGCACCAAGCTGGTGAATGAAGACGGCCAGCTCATCGGTTTGTCACCGTTGTTTCGTCATTCTCCGGACTTCCGGAACGCGTTGGTTCAGAACGTCGGCGGCGGCAACACCATGGTGTTCAACCGGTCCGCGCGGCAGATCCTGGTCAGCGCGGGACCCGATCTTCAGGTGGTGGCGCACGACTGGTGGACCTACGTGGCCGTGAGCGCCGCCGGCGGCAAGATTTTCTACGACCCTGAGCCGTCGTTGTTGTATCGCCAGCATGGGCGGAACCTGATCGGATCGAATAACGGCACTTTCGCACGCATCCTGCGCCTCCGCAGATTGATGCATGGTCAATTGCGGGGCTGGATCGATCAGAATATTGCAGGGATCCGGAGGATAGCCCCAAGATTGTCTCCGTCCAATCGGGTCGTGTTGGAGGCGTTTGTATCGGCACGCAATGGCGGCGCGTTGCAACGGGTGCTTAAATTGAAGAGATCTGGCGTTTTTCGCCAGACCTTCGTG